One window of Papaver somniferum cultivar HN1 chromosome 9, ASM357369v1, whole genome shotgun sequence genomic DNA carries:
- the LOC113311680 gene encoding NAC transcription factor 25-like — MGDAERMISSEAPQKNYCGLYYCWECFRREDSCNAEEGSSSLTPEQLLDAQVERYLKNFPEGLKFQPSDEEAVLYYLVKRSRNDQLPVSPIKEVNIYEFTPEDLLDKYKNYGIQGIEGKELYVFTPRERKYPNGSRPERYITGRYIGYWQIFGKPKDIFNTDGTPTGVRRSLNFYKGTKEDHSDTPFTMIEYILESRIQSKSGHQDGNKKQEPVKLALCKIWERLPAKEVLSPVAKSSMENTDTTLLENAEYNSSELVMEAHQGSSSSNMVTPTDNENASRTNGFLQLQDYNIVDATNSYGGFLDNKYINNISFEQQYDLDLASLLDDTNTEFNSFEPAMGAYQDFTLMDMVTPNDGNFSNINRSLQGHMAMEETFVNPFMTSGDHCLPGQKQNGELQGGQENQFESSVILNDLYINGSSSANQ, encoded by the exons ATGGGTGATGCAGAAAGAATGATCTCCTCAGAAGCACCTCAGAAAAATTACTGTGGCCTATATTATTGTTGGGAATGCTTTCGTAGAGAAGACAG TTGCAATGCTGAGGAGGGATCATCATCATTAACACCAGAACAATTACTCGACGCACAAGTTGAACGTTATTTGAAAAACTTTCCCGAGGGATTGaaatttcaaccaagtgatgaggaggcagTACTATATTATCTTGTTAAGAGATCTAGGAATGATCAGTTACCTGTTAGTCCAATAAAAGAAGTAAACATTTACGAGTTTACTCCGGAGGATCTTCTAG ATAAGTACAAGAATTATGGGATACAAGGGATAGAAGGAAAAGAATTGTACGTTTTCACACctagagaaagaaaatatcccaacGGATCTCGACCTGAACGCTATATTACTGGTCGTTATATAGGATATTGGCAAATTTTTGGAAAACCTAAGGATATTTTTAACACGGATGGTACTCCAACTGGTGTCAGGCGTTCGCTGAATTTTTATAAAGGGACGAAAGAAGACCATTCAGATACACCATTCACCATGATTGAATACATCTTAGAAAGTAGGATACAGAGTAAATCAGGTCATCAAGATGGCAATAAGAAGCAGGAGCCG GTGAAATTGGCTTTGTGTAAGATTTGGGAAAGACTACCTGCTAAGGAAGTTTTGTCACCGGTAGCAAAATCGTCGATGGAGAATACTGATACTACTTTGCTCGAGAACGCAGAATATAATTCATCAGAGCTGGTCATGGAGGCACATCAAGGTTCCTCCTCGAGCAATATGGTTACGCCTACTGATAATGAAAATGCCTCGCGTACTAATGGATTCTTGCAGTTGCAAGACTACAACATTGTAGATGCGACCAACTCGTATGGCGGTTTTCTGGATAATAAATACATAAACAACATATCGTTTGAACAACAATATGATCTGGACCTTGCTTCTTTGCTCGACGACACTAACACAGAGTTCAATTCATTTGAGCCAGCCATGGGGGCGTATCAAGATTTTACCTTGATGGATATGGTTACGCCTAATGATGGGAATTTCTCAAATATCAATAGATCCTTGCAAGGCCATATGGCGATGGAGGAGACATTTGTCAATCCTTTTATGACTTCCGGTGACCACTGTTTGCCGGGACAAAAACAAAACGGAGAGTTACAGGGTGGCCAAGAGAACCAATTTGAGTCATCAGTCATTCTAAACGATTTGTATATCAATGGTTCTTCTTCAGCAAATCAATAA
- the LOC113309881 gene encoding 26S proteasome non-ATPase regulatory subunit 10-like — protein MESSRRVDILTAATKGELNGLKKLLAKCDDGRGLATTVRNVKDDNGVGVIHFAAIEGKLNVLKYLIEELGLDVNTKDEKRDSPLLHATLDGNINTIEYLLGKGADPKSSNFKGYTPLHAAAEKGYTEILTRLLSKGVNANALSEIGTP, from the exons ATGGAATCATCAAGACGTGTCGATATTCTCACTGCGGCTACTAAAGGAGAACTTAACGGACTTAAGA AATTACTTGCAAAATGTGATGATGGAAGAGGATTAGCAACCACTGTGAGGAATGTAAAAGATGATAATGGAGTAGGAGTTATTCACTTTGCTGCTATAGAAGGAAAGTTAAATGTTCTCAAGTACTTGATTGAGGAATTGGGACTTGATGTCAATACCAAAGATGAAAAAc GTGATTCTCCGTTGTTACATGCAACACTGGATGGGAATATAAACACTATTGAATATCTACTTGGAAAGGGTGCTGATCCTAAGTCATCTAACTTCAAAGGTTATACTCCTTTGCATGCCGCTGCTGAAAAAG GATATACGGAGATACTTACCAGATTACTTTCAAAAGGTGTTAATGCAAATGCTTTAAGTGAAATTGGCACACCCTAG